The following are encoded together in the Babylonia areolata isolate BAREFJ2019XMU chromosome 30, ASM4173473v1, whole genome shotgun sequence genome:
- the LOC143275285 gene encoding uncharacterized protein LOC143275285 → MLGNLVTVLLLIGSATGLQWSQKLRTDAGPVQICSGQNIQLFWNFTLDKGERLKGMVWGCQPEGKEEGVLATYVDDHFVPMSSFSGRLAHLQDGGIELSCATILESGNYSISVSTEDVHSTLTVYRKTVNVKVVDTPKTQSGEIHVTREKNAVRDVITGAWHVQLSCGNFSDRGHPPVDVTWTTPTGARLDSSSYEDGFFHLLLPNPLVGGNYSCSIPPSLPAARCLAEDSPLLDTVSVLVEETAGRFTLLEARQQEFVEQLAAQREMWMGLFGDVEVMANRTDALEHQIDEAVHNSVPVHFHAKLTSSTVLSSGSTMKMTNVIDNQGGGYDSSTGRFTAPMDGNYFFIATTGAYSGDNYATMLMMKEGTTVAQTYMRRYGSYPTMGSCHATLPLKAGEKVWLQSSGSNNYFRSSVTSFSGFRF, encoded by the exons ATGTTGGGAAATTTGGTCACCGTGCTTCTGCTCATTGGCA GTGCCACTGGTTTACAGTGGTCACAGAAGCTGAGGACAGATGCTGGTCCCGTTCAGATCTGCTCCGGGCAGAACATTCAGCTCTTCTGGAACTTCACGCTGGACAAAGGGGAGAGACTGAAAG gcatggtgtggggatgtcaacctgaggggaaggaggagggtgtccTGGCCACATACGTGGACGATCACTTTGTGCCCATGTCCTCCTTCTCCGGTCGTCTGGCTCACCTCCAG GATGGAGGCATTGAACTGAGCTGCGCCACCATTCTGGAGTCAGGTAACTACAGCATTTCCGTCAGTACCGAAGACGTGCACAGTACTCTGACTGTGTACCGCAAGACTGTCAATGTGAAGGTCGTGG ACACGCCAAAAACACAGAGCGGGGAAATCCACGTGACAAGAGAGAAAAATGCCGTACGTGACGTCATCACTGGCGCGTGGCACGTGCAGCTGTCGTGTGGCAACTTCTCCGATCGAGGTCATCCCCCTGTTGACGTCACCTGGACC ACCCCCACAGGAGCACGGCTGGACAGCAGCAGTTATGAGGACGGCTTCTTCCATCTGCTGCTGCCCAACCCCCTGGTGGGAGGCAACTACAGCTgcagcatccccccctccctgccagcAGCCAGGTGTCTGGCTGAGGACTCCCCTCTGCTGGACACAGTGTCCGTGCTGGTGGAGGAGACTGCTGGCAGGTTCACTCTCCTGGAGGCCCGTCAGCAGGAGTTTGTGGAGCAGCTGGCTGCACAGAGGGAGATGTGGATGGGTCTTTTCGGTGACGTTGAGGTCATGGCCAACAGGACTGATGCACTGGAGCAccagatag ACGAAGCTGTTCACAACTCTGTCCCTGTCCACTTCCACGCCAAACTGACGTCCAGCACCGTGCTGTCCAGTGGCTCCACCATGAAGATGACCAATGTGATTGATAACCAGGGCGGTGGATACGACTCTAGCACCGGTCGTTTCACGGCCCCGATGGACGGCAACTACTTTTTTATTGCAACTACTGGGGCATACAGCGGTGATAACTATGCTACCATGCTTATGATGAAAGAAGGAACTACGGTCGCTCAAACTTACATGAGGCGGTACGGCTCCTATCCCACTATGGGATCTTGTCATGCTACCTTGCCTTTAAAAGCTGGGGAGAAGGTGTGGCTTCAGAGTTCGGGATCCAACAATTATTTCCGGTCATCTGTGACATCTTTCTCTGGATTTCGTTTTTAA